The following are encoded in a window of Paenibacillaceae bacterium GAS479 genomic DNA:
- a CDS encoding Sensor histidine kinase YesM encodes MKLRTFWFREWNLNAKLISAYSITIIIPVIALTLLGYQHYNENLQKKVGEYGLSLSEQVSKNLDTYIQQIDRMASTFYLDVQDDIGGQFEPRTPSDTFREKVMIDRALRNIVLAIPFSDLDGAYWIADGEVLYSQYGTGNWIDHSEFAQEDWYKRVLQMDGEGMLIPSYKLASKPKDEYVFSYARSIVNVSNRKSYGVLLLDFSLKGLAEMTDNSKSPSAGTLFILDEQGRIVYHPDKERILEKFPLKSGPSYGYYTDEVYGTQTMVHYVRSSLSNWTIVNTIEVSKLSNELELLRNLLWISAAVLLLLSITLSALLTTTIIRPLKELKRLMFRVELGDYNVMFQARSNDEMNQLGRSFNAMVAKINELVNNVLHMKIYRQQAQVQVLRSQINPHFLYNTLASINMRAEMNGDYEVADMVTLLGKLFRLSLRSEAESVPMFREMEYVNVYMRLQMIRFPHLSIQIEIPEPLMLTEIPQWIIQPLIENSIVHGRVTAKQDGWIRIRATVDREENLTLYVEDNGTGITEERLVWLRQRLRNTAMEELEDGDHIGLLNVHRRIMFLCGDSYGLNIENLAGGGTQVAIHLNAITKEHGANA; translated from the coding sequence TTGAAGCTGAGAACCTTTTGGTTTCGGGAATGGAATCTCAATGCCAAGCTGATTTCGGCTTATTCGATTACGATCATTATCCCGGTTATAGCGCTTACGCTGCTGGGGTACCAGCATTATAATGAGAATTTGCAGAAAAAGGTCGGAGAATACGGACTTAGCCTGTCCGAGCAGGTCAGCAAAAATTTAGATACGTACATCCAGCAAATCGACCGGATGGCTTCTACGTTTTATCTGGATGTTCAGGACGATATTGGCGGACAATTCGAGCCGCGTACTCCATCTGATACGTTCCGCGAGAAAGTGATGATCGATCGTGCACTGCGCAATATTGTACTTGCTATTCCATTTTCCGACTTGGATGGCGCCTACTGGATCGCCGATGGTGAAGTGTTATATTCACAATATGGAACAGGCAATTGGATTGATCACTCAGAGTTCGCGCAAGAGGATTGGTATAAACGTGTCCTGCAAATGGACGGAGAAGGTATGCTCATTCCATCTTACAAACTGGCGTCGAAGCCGAAGGATGAGTATGTATTCTCCTATGCCAGAAGCATTGTGAATGTGAGCAACCGCAAGTCTTACGGCGTGCTGTTGCTCGATTTTTCACTTAAAGGACTAGCAGAAATGACGGACAACTCCAAAAGCCCATCCGCCGGCACACTGTTCATTCTTGATGAGCAAGGCAGGATCGTTTATCACCCGGATAAGGAGCGGATACTGGAGAAATTCCCGTTAAAGTCAGGGCCGTCTTATGGGTATTACACAGACGAGGTTTACGGCACGCAAACGATGGTTCATTACGTCCGATCCTCGCTATCCAACTGGACTATAGTCAACACGATTGAAGTGAGCAAGCTTTCCAATGAGCTTGAGCTGCTGCGTAATTTACTTTGGATTTCAGCTGCTGTTTTGCTGCTCCTGTCGATTACGTTGTCAGCACTGCTGACAACTACGATCATCCGCCCGCTTAAGGAGCTGAAAAGGCTGATGTTTCGTGTGGAGCTTGGCGACTACAATGTGATGTTTCAGGCTCGCTCCAACGACGAGATGAACCAGCTTGGTCGCTCCTTCAATGCGATGGTGGCCAAGATCAACGAGTTGGTCAACAACGTCCTGCATATGAAGATTTACCGGCAGCAGGCGCAGGTTCAAGTGTTAAGAAGTCAAATCAACCCTCATTTCCTGTACAATACGCTGGCCTCAATCAATATGAGAGCGGAGATGAACGGCGATTACGAAGTAGCGGATATGGTGACGCTGCTCGGCAAGCTGTTCCGACTGTCACTGCGCTCTGAGGCGGAGAGCGTTCCGATGTTCCGCGAGATGGAATATGTCAACGTGTACATGCGGCTGCAGATGATCCGATTCCCGCATTTATCTATCCAGATCGAGATCCCCGAACCGCTTATGCTGACCGAAATTCCACAGTGGATTATCCAGCCGTTGATCGAAAATTCGATTGTACACGGGCGAGTGACGGCCAAGCAGGATGGTTGGATTCGTATCCGAGCCACGGTTGATAGAGAAGAGAATTTGACCCTTTACGTGGAGGACAACGGGACCGGTATTACCGAAGAACGTCTGGTTTGGTTGCGCCAACGGCTCAGAAATACAGCGATGGAGGAACTGGAGGACGGCGATCATATCGGCTTACTAAATGTTCATCGGCGCATCATGTTTTTGTGTGGCGACAGTTATGGCCTGAACATTGAGAATCTTGCAGGCGGTGGCACCCAGGTAGCTATCCACTTGAACGCAATCACAAAGGAGCATGGAGCTAATGCCTAG
- a CDS encoding carbohydrate ABC transporter membrane protein 2, CUT1 family — MRERTGRQVLMEVIMIALAVLFIIPLYFVVSMTFKTPEEMAGFPLSLPGSLNFQNYADTWKMMRFPLVLANTLFITVSSVLVLIILGSLAAYPLARKTGKTYNFLYIYFTAGIMVPFQLAMIPLYRFVNTLHLVNTYHGAILIYTAINLPLTVFLFTGFLKTTSKELEEAAWIDGCSKFRAYWVAVFPIIKPATATVAVLCSLSTWNEFLIPLLFLSDKSMRTITIELYTFVGEHVTNWSLLFPGMVLSVIPLLLVYLFLQKYIIKGIAAGSVKG, encoded by the coding sequence ATGAGAGAGAGGACTGGTCGCCAGGTTTTAATGGAAGTAATCATGATTGCGCTTGCCGTTTTATTCATAATTCCGCTTTACTTTGTCGTTTCCATGACATTCAAAACACCGGAGGAAATGGCAGGTTTCCCGCTTTCGCTGCCCGGTAGCTTGAACTTCCAAAATTATGCGGATACATGGAAGATGATGCGCTTCCCGCTCGTGCTCGCGAATACGCTGTTCATTACCGTTAGCTCTGTTCTTGTTCTAATTATATTAGGCTCGCTGGCGGCTTACCCGCTTGCTAGAAAAACAGGCAAAACGTATAATTTTTTGTATATTTATTTTACTGCTGGCATTATGGTGCCATTCCAGCTTGCGATGATCCCTTTGTATCGGTTCGTCAATACACTTCATTTGGTCAATACTTACCATGGCGCAATTTTGATCTACACGGCGATCAATTTACCGCTTACGGTGTTTCTGTTCACCGGCTTTTTGAAAACGACGTCTAAAGAGCTGGAGGAAGCAGCTTGGATCGACGGATGCTCCAAGTTCCGGGCGTACTGGGTTGCTGTGTTCCCGATTATTAAGCCGGCTACGGCCACGGTTGCGGTGCTCTGCTCGCTAAGTACATGGAATGAATTCCTCATTCCATTGCTGTTTCTTTCCGATAAAAGTATGCGGACGATTACGATTGAGCTGTACACCTTTGTTGGTGAACATGTGACGAACTGGTCTCTGCTTTTCCCTGGTATGGTGTTATCCGTTATCCCGCTTCTTCTTGTCTATCTATTCCTGCAAAAATATATTATCAAAGGTATTGCCGCAGGCTCTGTGAAAGGTTAG